The DNA sequence ggggtctggtgtgaggtgctccagacagtgaatgcctccacctcatgtgcgaggttggggctgatacagctgaaggtggtatatagagcgcacctcacgagggcgaggatgagccgattttttgaaggagtaagtagaggatgtgtgtgagcgttgcggggggcccccgctaatcacgttcatatgttttggtcctgtccaaagctaggggagtactggaaggaggtgtttagggtagtttccaagatggtgcatgtgaaactggacctgggtccccgggaggccatatttggggtgtcggaccagccagggttggagatgggtgcggaggcagatatcatagccttcgcctcattgatcgcccgaaggcggatcctgctgggatggagagcagcctctccacccagtgccctggcatggaggggggacctgttggaatacttgatccttgagaaggttaagtttgaactgaggggaagctcggaggggttctacaagtcatgggcactatttattatgcactttcaagaactggataacatcgaacattagttgcggGGGGGAatcggtgggagggttggggggggggaggggggctgtgtatattaagggtgaccatgggtaatccctgattcctttttgtcatttgtttatgtaaacatgcgggctgatgtttgggggttggtgggcggataggatcgttgttattatggggattgacatatcttgctgattattgtttattgttgatgggtgtaaatgcgggagaaaatgtgaaaaaggaggagaataaaaatatattttttttaaaaaccagtaaAACATCCCAACGTGCTCCACAGGAGAATTATCAGACAGAATTTTACATCAAGCCACAAAAAGATAtttggacaggtgaccaaaatTTGGCCAACAAGGTCAACTTTAAAGAATGCGTTAAATGAGTGAGAGGAAGATGGATTCAGGAGGATATTCCAAAGTCTAAAGCTAAATGCGCAGCCACTGATGGTGCGCCAAAGAAATTTGGAAATGTACAATAGACCAGAATTGGAGAAACACAGAGTTCCTCTGGAGAGTtgcagggatgggggaggttacagagatagagaagggagAAGTCAGGCAGAGATTTAAACATGATGGGAATTTTAAATTTGTCATGTTGCTGGATCGAAAGTCAATCTAAATTACTGAACACAGCGGTGATGAGGGGGTGGGATTTGGGTAGAAATGGGATTGGGAGCATTGCAGAAGAGCTGAAGTTTACCCAAGCATGGAAGCTAGAGACTGGTCAAGAGGCATTGGAATAATTAAAGTCTTGGTAACAAAGACATGGGTCAGGATTTCCAATAGGTGAACTGAGGCAAGCATTAAGGCTGGTGATGTAGCAATATGGAAATAGGGAGCCTTGGTGATGGAGACGATGTGGGCTTGGAAGCTTAGCTCAGGACTAATTAGATGCCGACATTACAAACATCTGCTTTAGCCTCAGACAGTGGCCAGGAGAGGGGTGGGACCAATGGTTAGGAAATTAAATTTGTGGCAGGGGCCAAAGAAAATGACTGATTTTTCCAATGCTAAATTGGAGGAAATTTCAgctcatccaatactggatgtcagTCAAGCAGCATAACAAATTAATGGCTGTGGATGGATCAAGAGAGGTGATAATGAAATAAATCTGGGCGTTGATAGCTTACATGTGGGACTTAATGTTGTGCTTTCAGAAAACATCACTGTGGGGTATATGTTGATGATAAATAGGAGGGAGCTAAAAATAGATTATTGGGAGAGTGCGGAGATAAAGGAACCAAGAAGGAAACCATTGCAGGGGATTCTTTGGTTACGACTAGATGGATGTATAGAACAgctgggtgatggaggagaggcacTGAACCAAGGTGTGTCCAACTATCTCAAAGTTACAGATACGTTAAGGGTGAAGAAGGATCATTCATATAGTCAGTTGGCATCCAATATCAGTATGTTGAGGATAGAATGGGTCTGAAATCTGCCAGTCCATactttggttagcactgttgcttcacagcgccaaggtcccaggtttgattacctattgggtcattgtctgtgtggagtctgcacgttctccctgtttctgcgtgggtttcctccgggtgctcaggtttcatagaacatagaacattacagcgcagtacaggcccttcggccctcgatgttgcgccgacctgtgaaaccactctaaagcccatctacactgttcccttcttgtccatatgtctatccaatgaccatttgagtgcccttagtgttggcgagtccactactattgcaggcagggcattccacgcccttactactctctgagtaaagaacctacctctgacatctgtcctatatctatctcccctcaatttaaagctatgtcccctcgtgctagacatcaccatccgaggaaaaaggctctcactgtccaccctatccaatcctctaatcatcttgtatgcctcaattaagtcacctcttaaccttattctctctaacgaaaacagactcaagtccctcagccttctctcataagatcttccctccataccaggcaacattctgataaatctcctctgcagcctttccaatgcttccacatccttcctataatgcggcgaccaacattgcatgcaatactccaaatgcggccgcaccagagtttttgtacagctgcaacatgacctcatggctccgaaactcaatccctctaccaataaaagctaacacaccgtacaccttcttaacaaccctctcaacctgggtggcaactttcagggatctatgtacatggacaccgagatctctctgctcatccacattgccaagaatcttaccattagcccagtactctgtcgtcctgttattccttccaaaatgaatcacctcacacttttctgcattaaactccacttgtcacctctcagcccagcgctgcagcttatctatgtccctctgtaacttgtaacatccttccgcactgtccacaactccaccgactttagtgtcatctgcaaatttactcacccatccttctacgccctcctccaggtcatttataaaaatgacaaacagcagtggccccaaaacagatccttgtggtacaccactagtaactggactccagtctgaacatttcccatcaaccaccaccctttgtcttcttccagctagccaatttctgatccaaactgctaaatcaccctgaatcccatgcctccgtattttctgcagtagcctaccgtggggaaccttatcaaacgctttactgagatccatatacaccacatcaactgctttacgctcatccacctgtttggtcaccttctcaaagaactcaataaggtttgtgaggcacgacctatccttcacaaaaccctgttgaccatctctaatcaaattattcctttccagatgattatacatcctatctcttctaaaccattccaagattttgcccacaacagaagtaaggctcactggtctatagttaccagggttgtctctactccccttcttgaacaaggggatatttgctatcctccagtcttctggcactattcctgtagacaaagatgacttaaagatcaaagccaaaggctcagcaatctcctccctagcttcccagagaatcctaggataaatcccatccggcccaggggacttatctattttcacactttccagaattgctaactcctccttatgaacctcaagcccttctagtctagtcgcctgaatctcagtattctactcgacaacattgtttttttcctgtgtgaatactgacaaaaaatattcatttagcacctctcctatctcctcggactccacgcacaacttcccactactgtccttgactggccctactcttaccctagtcattcttttattcctgacatatctatagaaagctttagggttatccttgatcctacctgccaaagacttctcatgtcccctcctggctcttcttagctctctctttaggtccttcctagctaacttgtaactctcgagcgccctaactgaaccttcatgtctcatctttacataagcctccttcttcttcttgacaagtgtttcaactgctttagtaaaccacaattccctcgttcgaccacttcctccctgcccgacaggtacatacttatcaaggacacgcagtagctgttccttgaacaagctccacatttccattgtgcccatcccctgcagttttcctgtccatccgatgcatcctaagtcttgcctcatcgcatcataattgcctttcccccagatataactcttgcctgcggtatatacctatccctttccatcacaaaagtaaacgtaatcgaattgtggtcactatcaccaaagtgctcacctacctccaaatctaacacctgtcctgattcattacccagtaccaaatccaatatggcctcgcttctcgttggcctatctacatactgtgtcaggaaaccctcctgcacacattggacaaaaacggacccatctaaagtactcgaactatagcgtttccagtcaatatttggaaagttaaagtcccccataacaactaccctgttgctttcgcccctatccagaatcatctttgcaaacctttcctctacatctctggaacctttcagaggcctatagaaaacccctaacagggtgacctctcctttcctgtttctaacctcagcccatactacctcagtagatgagtcctcatcaaacgtcctttctgccaccgtaatactgtccttgactaacaatgccacccctccccctcttttaccaccttccctgagcttactgaaatatctaaaccccagcacctgcaacaaccattcctgtccctgctctatccatgtttcctcccacaagtctcgaaagacgtgatgttaggtgaattggatattctgaattttccctctgtgtacccgaacaggcaccggaatgtggctactaggggcttttcacagtaacttcattgcagtgttaatgtatgcttacttgtgacaaaaagattattatcacaatatgcaaattccacacagacagtgacctggggtcgggattggATCCGTGccttcagcaccatgaggcagcactgctaaccactgtgccaccccttggcttctggcaagttatcctccttggtgactcggggcttttcacagtaacttcattgcagcgttaatgtaagcctacttgtgacaataaagattattattataagactgATTGAATTCCAAGTCTGCAGAGTAAAGGTGCAGACCCGTCCAAACATCCACTGTGGACACCTTTTTGAACTCTTTTAATGAAGCCCTAACACTTCTCCAATTGGAGACAACTGCACTTAATGGTCAACTTAAAGCATGAACTCTACTGCAGCACTATTTTGACATTAACAATTTTGTCAATAATATATTATTACCAGTAGTGTCTAAATATCTTTTAAACCTAAAAAAAAGTTTGATGGTGAATATCTCAATATTCGTAGACAACACTCAAAGATTTCTGAATATCTCAGCTTGAAATTGTGGGAGTTACTGCATCCTACAGCAAGTGTGCCTCGCTGTCAATTCATTTAACATGAATTTAGGAAATGTAGAAAATAACAGCGTTGCTTGTTTCAGTCAGGTTTCCCCTCTTGAATTAATGTTGGACTCTCTGTGCACCAATCCATTCTGGGTGGAGCTTAGTTCAAGTGGAAAATGTGATCTTTCAGCAATTCATGCCAAAGGTTGCGCTGTTGACAACACCAGTCAACCTGCTAGAAACTGGATGATAAATAGAGACCAATTCCAGCCCACATTAATATTCACACTGTAATAAATTATTGTTTTAACTGATGAATGGCATTTATTTATTTCAAAAGTCTCGAGTGTTTTCTTTTAGGCCCaatgtgatctcttcccattttttCTTTAATGTTCTACATTTCCCCACGTTAGCAATTTAATTATGTGTTACCCTCAGACGGTACTGTAAACATGAACATCCAGCACTGTGGTAAGGCGGTGTTGAGCACATTTTCGACTGGTATTGTAATACAATTAGTTTCCCTCAATCTTATTATTGGCCTCCATCTATCTGCACACTCCCTTTCTTTTGGGGTCATGTGTATAAATCACAGCCCATGATCGCTGGCCTGTTAGTTAAGTGACTGATCTGTTCGGTTAGAGGCACACTCAACTGTGAAACAGCAACATGACCCAAGAGTTAGAGCTGAACCTTCATTCCTCTGAAACCGCATCCAGTCTGAAGAGGGGGAAACAAGAGAGCTCGAGTTCAGCGGGTATCCTTGCTTTGCCATGACTTGGGTTTCGAAAAGAAAATTGATCGTTTTTTTTTTAAGTTGAGAAACTGAGGAAATAAGAGGGATGGACGGTGGGAGCTAAGAATGATTAAAAGTTAAGTGGTACAGCATTGGCCAGCAGTTGAAGGGATCTTCCTTGCTTCAAGGGAAGCGCGCGCGCGAAAATGAACAAGGGGTGTCCCGCCCTTTTCATCTCCCACCTCCCAGAGGCTCCCCCTGAGGATAAACAACCCCCCGGACTGGGATCCCGGACAGTCAACCTGTGGGATGGGCTGTCCGTCGCTCACCTCGACCTCAGGAGAGCCTCTCTCACCGACTCCAGAAACAACCTGGTGACACTGGTCCGGGGCGCCCTGCAAAAGGAAGAGGAGGATTCGGAGAACGACGCAGATGACCCTCAGATGAAGCCGACCAAGATCACCGGGGCCATCCCCTACATGAGCAGGCAAATGGCTGTCTTCTGCCTTGTCCTCAACATCATACTCCCCGGAACAGGTACGCATGTTTCATTACTTTGTTTATCAGCCGTGCGCCTCTTTCTTGAATAGATTTAACAATCCTCAAAGGAACATTGCGTTTATGAGAAAAGATGTTTGGTGCATTTTAAATGTAAAGATATATCTTTCTTCGCCAACTTGTTTAATCCTCAATGGGTGGATGCTCCGATGAGGACCGACCCCATAGGTCCTGGGTGCTCTTGGTAATTCGCCCAGATGTCCATTCAAGTCTGAACTCGGGCGAGACAATACTGACAAGCTATTCCTCTGCATAGTGCATCACACCCAAGTCACATTCAGGCATTTCAGCATATTTGTTGGAAGCAGGAGTGGGCTAATCCGGGGCACCGACTAAGGTCAGTTGTAGTCATCTTGCCATTCCAGCTGAGATCAGCTAGGTCTGCACAGCTCTGGATAAAGGTTTTACTGGTCTGTGTGGCTGACATACTCATTGCTTTAGATCTAGCAACGAACCTTTTTGTGAGAACGAAAAGAGTCAAAAGTATATGTCCATTGTAAGATGTGCTTGGGAATAAATTTTCATTAAAAAAGTTGATCAAGGGcgacacggtggcccagtggttagcattgctgcctcacggcgctgaggatccgggttcgatcctggtcccgggtcactgaccgtgtggagtttgcaaattctccccatgtctgtgtgggtctcacccccacaacctaaaaatgtgcaggataggtgaattagccacgctaaattgccccataatttgaaaaaaaaaattcttaaattaaaaataaaagttGATCAAATATGAAAACTCTCCTCGATCAAAATAAAAAAATTGGGCTTGCAATTTTCATGACCCCTGGATGCCCTAAGACAGTTTACATGCAATGAATTGCTTTTCACTTTTTTTtcattacgggatgtgggcatcactggttaagctggcatttattgcccattcctagttcccttcagaggtgatggtgagttgccttcttgaactgctgcagtcctgagatgtaggtacaccaactgtgcgattagggacggagttccaggatgttgccccagcaacagtgatggaatggcaatatatttccaagtcagggtggcgagtgacttggagggcaacttccaggtatctgctgctcttgtccttctatatggtagtggtcatgggttggaaggtgctgcctaaggaaccatgactagttcctgcagtgcatcttgtagatggtatacaagactgccattgttcgtcggtggtggagggattgaatgtttgtggaaaatggagcaatcaagcgggctgctttgtcctggatgatgccaaaccgtcttgagtgttgttggagctgcactcatccaggcaagtggagagtattccattacacttctgatttGTGCCATGTAGatcgtggacaagctttggggggggtcaggaggtgagttactcgtcatcggattcccagcctttgaccttctctggcagccacagtattaatatgcctagcctagttcagtttctgatcaatggtaacccccaggagattgattgtgggagattcagtaatggtaatgttattgaatgtcaaggggcgatgtttaaatcctcttttgtaggagatggtcatttcctggctcttgtgtggcacaaatgtcaaTTGCCGAGTCTTGATGCATTTGGAtgtttcattacctgaggagttgcgaatggtgctgaacattgcgcagtcatctgcgaacatccccacttctgaccttatgatggaagggaggtcattggtgaagcagctgaagatggttgggcctgggaaactaccctgagaaactcttacagtaatgtcctggagctgagatgattgacttccaacaaccacaaccattcttcctttgtgccaggtatgactccaaccagcggagagcttgcccctgattcccattgactccagtttagctagggctccttgatgtcatactttgTCAAATGCTGTTTGAtatcaaggcagtcactctcacctcaccattagcattcagctcttttgtccatgtttgaaccgaggctgtaatcaggtcaggagctgagtaaccctgcataagccaaactgagtgtccgtgttcAGACTATTGCTGAATAACGCCACTTGATAGCacttttgatgactccttccatcacttttctgatctTGGAGAGCAGGCTGATAGGTTGGTAATTacctgggttagatttgtcctgttcttacgtacaggacatacctggacaattttccacattgctggctagatgccagtgttgtagttgtactggaacaacttggctggggggcgtggcaagttctggagcacaaatcttcggtactattgctgggatattgtcagggcccaaagtcTTTGCAGTTTCTAGTGgctttagccatttcttgatatcacatggagtgaatcatgtggactgaagactgacatctgtgatgctggggacttctacGGAAacggaggtggatcatccactcggcacttctgactgaagattattgcgaattcttcaaccttgtcttttgtatagatgtgctggactcctccatcattgaggatatttgtggagcctcttcctcctccAGTTGTAGTGgacaattgtttaattgtccactaccattcacggctggatgtggcaggactacagagcttagatctgatgaaaaatgaaatgaaatgaaaatcacttattgtcacaagtaggcgtcaatgaagttactgtgaaaagcccctagtcgccacattccggcgcctgttcggggaggctgttacgggaattgaaccgtgctgctggcctgtcttggtctgctttcaaagccagcgatttagccctgtgctaaacagcccctgtgtttgttgtggaatcgcgtaGCTCTTGGCATGCAAGTAATCctgagttgtagcttcaccaggttcacaCCTCATTTCTAGGTAtttctgatgttgctcctggcatgctctcctgcattcttaattgaaccagagttgatcccctggttAGGTGGtaaggtagagtgggggatatgacgGGCCATGTAGTTGCAGATTGTGGTCGAgtaaaattctgctgctgatgatgtcccacagcgcctcatggatgcccagtctggagttgctagatctgttcgaagtctattccatttagcacggtggtactgCGCACAACATATTGGAGGGTAtcgtcaatgtgaagatgggactttgtctccacaaggactgtgcgattgtcacttctaccgatactgtcatggacagatgcatctgcaacaggaaGGTTGGTGAgcctgaggtcaagtatgtttttttccttgttggttccatcaccacctgtggaatcccagtctagcagctctgtcccttaggacccagccagctcagtctgtggtggtactatcaagctactcttggtgatggacgttgaggtcccccacccagagtatattctgtgcccatgCCACCCttggtgcttcctccaagtggtgtttaacatgTTGGGAATGCCCTAATAAaattgtgcacagtaagatcccataaATTTAATGTGATGACAAATCTGTTTACGTAATATTGGTTGAAGGCTAGATATTAAAGCCAGGTCACTGGGGAGAACCCCCCAGGTCTTCATCAAGTTGTGCCACCTGGAGAGAAAAAAAAGGTTTAGAACATCTTATCGGAAAGACtgcacctcaaacagtgcagcactccatccgtACAGTGCTGGAGTggtagcctagattttgtgcttaaGTCTCTGGAGTCGCATTTGCGCAAACAATAAACTCAGAAACGAGAGTGCTACAAACTGAGCCGTAACTGAAAGGTTCAGATATGTCAAATGTTGTTTAATTGGATTCTTGATGGAGATTTGGGGTGGGAAGTGAAATGAAATCAGCTGCAGAATCACacttcgagggggggggggaaatatttttTTTCTTCAAAGTTTGACTTGTTTTTCTGCCCCATTGTGAACTGCGAATGAGGTCTCCTGGGAACGAGGAGGCGAAGGAAGAGTCGGGTAGGCTGAAATCATCCAGGGAAAGCCACATAAGTGATTTAGTGGTTGCTGGTGAACTGACAGCTCTTGTTTATCGGGTCCAAGGTCCAGTGTGTGCCTCATGAGTGGTTTAATAATGTTGATACTGAGCAGAACATGGCACACGACATTCAAACATCAAGATTGATTTCAAGGTGCGGTTCCACCCATGAAAGGAAGTACTTGCATTTATAAAGAGCTTTGCATGATCTCAAGACATCCAAAAGCATTTTTACAggaaattaagtacttttgaagtgttgtcagaGTTGTAGAAAATACAACAGCCACTCCTCACACAGCAATGTCCCATAAATTGTAATACAATAAAGATGAGATAAATCTGATGCTGGCCCGAGGGACAACACACCCTCTTTCTCATCCTCAAAAATAATTCCATGGGATCGTTAACATCAACCTGAGAGGATATTCCCTCAGGATTGCACTGGAGTATCAACCTGGATAATGCACCCAGCTCTTTGGAGTGGAGCTTGAACCCAGTCCCTTCaaattcagaggcaagagtgcgaTCCACAGATACAACTGACATCTAAATATCACTGAGATACAACTGACATCTAACTATacaactactactaataataataattgcttattgtcataagtaggcttcaatgaagttactgtaaaaagcccctagtcgccacattccggtgccttgaTTGGCTAGTTTTTCAGAGACACTTACAGCAAGTAACTGCTTGTGCATTTACAGTGGTGAATGCAATACCCATCGGGACTGTTGGAAAAGCTGGTTTAGACTAAAATTGCCATGAAGGAAATCTTTGTTGGTTAACAAGaaacattaaaaaaatgttttaaagtaaccaattttttttttcaattaagggcaatttagcatggccaatccacctagcctgcacatctttgggttgtgggggtgagacccacgcagacacgggaagaactccacatggaaagtgatccggggccgggattaaacccgggtcctcggcaccatgaggcagcagtgttaggttATCAATAAACCTAAGAACAGTGCAGTGATGTAAAGAAAAGCACAAGCAAATCTACACAGCACATACGCAAAAGTAAACTTTCAGCGTGACCGTTTACTGTTCTAAATTGATTTGACGAGGTTGTACATTGAAATGATGTGAAGCATCAGTAGTCCAAGCAGACCAAGAAGGCAATTGCCCAATTTTGCACCAGAGGGCACTGTCAGTCCTGTTGAAGGACTTATTCACACTGTACACAAATACTTGAGTGAAATGGAGTGTGATCATTTAatacagtatttttcaaacttttttgcctgggacccatttttaccaaccggccgatcttcacgacccacgccggccaactttCGCGACTCATGCCACCCGAACTTTGTGACCCACCATttctgcttacctttaatgtgacagttgagcctgcttggtccttaaGATCTCCTTTTTAAAAGCCGGTCTTGCTGTTGGACACTTCTTCCCGCAATCGTGAATGCCATGATGCATGGCCCCACGACCCTCTCGACAGCCGCCCacaaccctgggtttgaaaattaaAAAATATTATTCTCTGCTCTTTCGGAGATCTTccattttttaaaatcaattttgaACTGATAAATGGATAATATTTTACTGGTCGTGTGGTGGTTTCACCATCAGTTTGCGATGGGGGCTGGAATCATCCTGTGCAACACGTGGGGCAGTTCCTGAACTGTTGCATTATCCTATCCATCTTTGCCCAGGCTTTGTGACTTTTTTCTGTCCCAGTGAGATTCCTTTCCTATTCCTGAGCCAGTCTCTGCAATTTCCTCTTCAGTGTCGGCTGCAGCTCATAAAGACCAagacgggaggagggggggggagtcctGGTGGCCCACATTACTGGCTTGGGGCCAATCGCGCGGGAGTGCATGAACCCCATCCAATAGCGAGTTAAAAGGGGATCCTGGAGTAGGGAAGATAAGATCCATGCTATTGTCTTCTGTGCCTGTATATTTACCAGCCTTTACCTTTCGTTAGTAAACCCCGTTAATATACTCTGGAACTCAACACGGAATGTGAtccagggtcaggatcgaacccgggtcctcggtgccatgaggctgcagtgttagGTTATCAATAAACAAACCAGAAGCCTCCAGAGTGTTTCTCAAGCGACCACATTGGAGACGAGGTTAAAAAGTTCGATTGCAGCCTGCAGTACTTTGTGActcgagggggggagggaaggagccgTTATAATTAGGAAGGCCAACGAGAGTCAAGAAATAGCAAAACGTGactgaaagatgtgcagattaggtagattggccacactaaattgcacgtgGTATCCATAATTTGACCAAGGGAATGAAGAAAAGAGGCATTGCATCAAATGGTTCCTCTATTTCATAACTGTGAACGAGATCACAGGGGAAGAGAAGCAGAAGGTGATCCTTCTGATAGTTTGTGGGCCCCAAATATATAATttgatggtggcgcagtggttagcgccgaggacccgggttcgatcctgaccccgggtcattttccgtgtggagtttgcacattctccccgtgtttgcgtgggtctcaacccaaagatgtgcagattaggtagattggccacactaaattgcacgtgGTATCCATAATCTCATCCAAAAGAAACTCCTGGCTGAAACTACCAATACTTTGGTAAAAGTGATCGTGATAGCACAGGCGATGGAGTGCGCTGAAAAAGCACCACTGAGCTCCAAGTGTGGCTGAAGCAGAAGTCAATTGAGCATGGGGAGATATGGCCATGAGATGCGTGGTAGAATCAACAGGCACACCAGAGAACCAGACACAATCCTCAAGGACTGGACTAG is a window from the Scyliorhinus torazame isolate Kashiwa2021f chromosome 1, sScyTor2.1, whole genome shotgun sequence genome containing:
- the LOC140420344 gene encoding protein stum homolog encodes the protein MNKGCPALFISHLPEAPPEDKQPPGLGSRTVNLWDGLSVAHLDLRRASLTDSRNNLVTLVRGALQKEEEDSENDADDPQMKPTKITGAIPYMSRQMAVFCLVLNIILPGTGTILSGFTLLCCSEPATPTGRKTSDEILALVCLNVWVGISQLFTVPFLLVGWLWSITWGVMMINLSHEQRNAGEAQAVTMETKTETVFLP